ACTACCTCGAGGGGCGGATCGCGCTGTACATGTGGGTCACCCAACACCACAAGGCCGTCTACGCCAACCGCCTCCTCCAGGAGCTGCTCGGCGAGTACGAAACCGTGGTCGGCGAGAGCCCGGTTACCGTCGACGGCGTGCTCTCCAGAGAACTGGACGACAACGCGGTGCTCGAACGGCTCCGGACCGCCGCCCGCGATCACCCCGACTCGACGCTCGCGTCGATGTACGACCGGTTCCGCGGGCGGCGATTCCCGGCCACCTGCTGGAAACACCGGATCGCGCTCGCCGACCGGATCGGCGGCGACCTCGGCGGCGGTCGGGGCGCCGGGGGCGACGGCGGGGACGACCGCGACGGCGGGGGCCGCGCCCCCGACCTCGACGAGTTCACGGCGTGGCTCACCGAGGGCGACGACCGGCTGGAGCGGCTCCTCGCCGACGCGCTCGACGTGCCGGTCCACGAGGTGTGGATCGACCGATCGTACGTGCCCGCGTACGACCCCGACGAGCTGGAGGACATCCCCATCGCCTACGGCGGAACGACGCGCTCGGTGGGCGACTGGGGGCTGTACGGCGACCGCGCGTTCGACGTGCCGATCCCCTTCGTGTTCGTCCCCGACGGGACGAAGCGACGGGCGATCCGCGTCCTCCGGGAGGCGTTCGAGCGGGAGGTCGGCGAAGCGACGCGAGCGTGACCCGGCCCGGGAGTCGCCGATCTCCGGATTTTAAGAATGGCTCGAACGGCGGGAAACGAACGTCGCGGCCGACGCGAAAACGATCGGTGGGCGTTGTCAGCGGGGGGAAGGCCGAACGAGGTCAACGGGGGGAGCGGTGTCAGTGAGGAGGAACCCGAGCGGTCAGGAAAGCGGTCGTTATCGACCGGGGGCGTTCCCCGCGGCAGCGCCGGCGGCCTCGCCCGCGCCCTCGGCAGCGTCGCTTCCGCCGGGGGTCAGGCCGCTGATCGTCTCGCCGATGCCGCCGGCCGCGTCGCCGGCGGCGGAGCCGACCTCGGCGAGGATCTCCTGCACGAACGCGGGGGCCTGCGAGGCGGCGTCCGCCGGCGGACCGGCCTGCAGGGCCACCTGCGCCGCGTCGGTTGCGAGCGTCGCCGTCGTGAGCGGGTCTGTTTCGAACATCGCGACTCGACGTAGCGGGTGATTGGATAAAAGGGAGGCAGGCCCTGCAGCCGATTTTAGCGCGATTTCGGCCCATTTTAGCCGGTCACATCCGGCTCAATTCGGATAGCGACGTCGCGTCTCGTCGGAGGACGGTGTCGGACCGAGATCCGACCGGTTTCGCGCGGCGCGCGCTCTCGTCCGGAGTCAGTCGTCGGCTTCGGCGGGGACGCGATCGGCGTCGGCCACCCCGGGGCCGTCGGCCTCGGCGTCCTCGTCGTCGACGCGCGGGAAGTTCTCGATCGTCGCCTCGCGGAACGCCGCCTCGTCGAACTCGTGGTCGGCGTCGAAGAAGTCGAGGACGGTCCGCACGTCGGTCATCGCGTTCTTCAGCGCGGTCGAGGCGCCGGGCGAGGGGGTGATGTTGAACAGGACCCCGTCGCCGGTGATCTTCGCCTCGCCCATGTCGAGCTCCTTGCGCTCCGTGTCGACGATCTGGGGGCGCACGCCGCCGTACCCCTTCGCGCGCTCGATGTCGCCGGCGTCGACGCTCGGCACGACCTTCTGGACGTCGGGGAGGAAGGCGCGCTTGCCGATCTCGGGGATGTCGTACACGAGGTTGCGCACGACGTAGGGGAAGAGGATGCGGTCCGAGAGGATGTTGACGTAGCTCAAGACCGACGCGGGGGAGAAGCCGAACACGTCGGCGAAGTCGCTCACGGTGGAGAGCTCGCCGCGTTCGAGCGCCGGGACGAGCTTCGCCGTGGGGCCGAACCGGGTGACCCCCTGGTCGTGGACGTCGGCGTCGCCGTGGACCGCCGCGAACGGGAGCTTCTTCATCTGGAGGGTGTACACCTTCCCGTTCAGCAGGTCGTCGGCGAGGAAGAAGCTCCCCGCGACCGGCAGCAGCGACAGGTCCTCGCCGTACCCCATCTCCTTGGCGAACTGGAGGCTGTGGGAGCCGGCGGCGACGACGACCGCGTCGGCCGCGAAGTCGCCGTCGTCGGTCTCGACGGTGAACCCGTCGGGGCCCTCGTCGACGTTCTCGACCGCGGTGCCGAGGTGGACGGAGACGCCGTCCTCGGCGCGGGCGTCCTCGACGAACGACTTCGCGACCGCGCCGTAGTCGACGACGTAGCCGTCGGGCGTCTGGAGCGCCGTGAGCCCGACGTCCGGGTCGCGGCCCTCGACGACCTTCGGCTCCAGCTCCGCGATCTCCTCGCGGCCGATCTCCCGAAGCTTCGGGAAGAGGTCGCCGAACCCGTTCTCGTGGTAGCGTTCCGCCAGCTTCTCCGCCTCCTCCTCGCCGACGCCGAGCACCATCTTGCTCCGCTTGCTGTGCATCTCGCGGTCGGGGTCGGTCCCCTCGAGGTAGCCAGCGAGCAGCTCCGCACCCTCCTTGACCTCCTCGGCCTTCTCCAGGGTGTAGTTCGTCTCGATGTCCCCGAAGTGGAGCGTCTGGGAGTTGTTCGTGCGGTGGGAGTTCACCGCCGCGATCTCCCGCTCCTTCTCGATCAGCGTGACGTCGTCGACGTCGGTGAACTTCGCGACCGCGTATAACAGCGACGCCCCGCTGATACCCCCGCCGACGATGACAAGATCAGTGTGTTCCGACATGCGTGATGAAAGCTCACTCCTCGAAACGGACTCGGCCGTTAACGGTCTTGCTATCTCTCGCCGCTAATCCGCCGTGAGAGAGCCTACAGTCGTCGTTTTTGAGGTTCGACGAACGTCGAACCGTCTCAGCGGGACCGCCGCCGAGCTAGTCCTGCGCGGTCGGTCCGGCCGGCGGCTCCGAGGCGGGGGCGGGCGGCTCGTGGGTCCCGAACTCGGGGTGGGTCTCCTCCATCCAGGCGTACACGACCGCGCCGGAGAGGAACATCAGGACGGCGGTGAGATAGAACGCTGCCTCGGCGTTGACGAACTCCATCGAGAGCCCGATCAGGACCGCGCCGACGGCGTAGCCCGAGTCCCGCCACATCCGGTAGACCCCCATCCCGGCCGACCGCCAGGTCGGGTGGGACGCGTCGCTCGGGACGGTCATCAGGTTCGGATACAGCAGCGCCATTCCCAGCCCGGAGACGCCGGCCAGCGTGGCCCACGCGAGGTACCCTTCGACGAGCACCATCCCGAGCACGCCCGCGCCGGCCAGGAACATCCCGGCGATAACCGGCGGCCGGCGGCCGATCCGGTCCGCGAGCCCGCCGGTACCGATCTGCAGGAAGTACATCGCGCTGTGGACGCCGACCACCGCCCCGACCGCCGCGATACCGAGCCCCTGATTCAGCAGGTACAGCGGGACGGCGATCCAGAACAGCGTGTCGACGAAGTTCTCGATGTGACCGGCCTGCGCCGCCGCGAACAGCGTCCGGTCGCCGTAGGTCGCCCGCTTTACCACCTCCTTGAACGGGAGGTTCGCGTCGCGAGCGTCGTCGTCGCCCTCGGCCTCCGCGTACTGGACGGTCTCCTTGATCAGGAAGACCGAGATGAGGAACGCCAGGACCACGACGATCGCCAGGAAGTAGAACGGCTCCGGACGGAGGCTCCACCGGCTGGCGATGACGCCCGTGACCCAAGCGCCGACGGCCACGCCGGTGTAACCGAACGACTCGTCGATACCGACCGCGAGGCCGCGCTGGTCGGGGCCCGCGAGGTCGATCTTGGCGTTGATCGCCATGCTCCACGTCAGCGCTTGGTTGACGCCCAGCAGGACGTTCCCGACGGTGATCCAGCCCCAGCTCGGGGCGAAGATGAGGATGACCGGTAGGGGGAGCGCCGTGACCCACCCGGCGACGAGCACGGGCTTGCGGCCGTACTCCTCGCCCCACTTCCCGGCGTAGAGGTTGAGGATCGACTTCACGATCCCGAAGGAGACGACGAACGAGCCGATCACGAGGAACGACTCGACGCCGAGGACGTCCTCGCCCAGCGCGGGGACGACGGTGCGCTCGGACCCGATGGTCAGTCCGGTCGCGAAGACGAGCAGGACGTGGAGGGAGAACTGACCGAGGTGTTCGCGGATTCCCTGTTTGATATCGGTTGCCGTGCTCATGGGTCACTCGGCCGCGCAGTTGTTCGGCCCCAGCTCCAGCTCGGCCAGTTCGTCTACCGGAATCGACTCCTGGCCCACGTTCGCGCGCTTGACGCGCTCGAAGTTCGGCGGGTGGTCCGGGACGTCCGACGCGAGCTCCGCGACGAACGCCTCGCGGTCGCGACCGAGGTCCGCGTTCCGGCTCTTGACCTCGCCGAGCGTCGCGGCTACCGGCGGCTCCGGCGAGCCGGGATCGTGCGCCGGGAGCACGACCGCGTCGTCCGGTCGGTCCAGCAGCCGCCGGAGGCTCTCGTACAGCGTCGCGGCGTTCCCCTCGACGTCGGAGTCCTCGATGCCGGCCTCGACGCCGAGCTCGACGCGGCCGACGCTGTCGTGGAACAGGGTGTCCCCCGTGAGCAGCGCCGCGCCGCCGACGTCGAACGAGACGCTTCCCTCGCTGTGTCCGGGCGTGTGGATGGCCTCGACGGCGAGCCCGCCGACGGTCACGACCTGACCGTCCTCGATCGGCGTCGCGTCGAGCGCGAGCGCGTCCTTCGAGTGGAGGGAGTAGGGGACGCCGTGGCGGTCGGCGAGCGCCGCGGCGCCCGAGACGTGGTCGGCGTGGGCGTGCGTGTCGAAGACGCCGACGAGCTCCGCGTCGTACTCGTCGAGGACCGCGTCGTACTCGTCGAGGTAGTGCGACGGGTCGAAGACGGCGGCCTCGCCGTCCGAGACGAGGACGTGCGAGAGACAGCCCTTTCCCGGGCGCGCGATCTGAACGAGCGCGCCGTCGAGGTCGACCGGCACCTCGGCGTGCCGGTGGACGCGGCTCCACCCGCTCATCCCGTCGGCGAGCGTCACCGCGTCGTAGCCCAGTTCGCGGAGGACGTCCGTCGCGGTCTGCGAGACGACGCCCTCGGAGCAGACGGTGACGATCTCCGAGCCCTCGGGGAGCTCCGAGAGCGCCGGCTTGGCGCGGTCGGGGTCGCCGGTCAGCTCGTCGTACACGTCGACGTTGACGCTGCCCGGGACGTGCCACTCCTCGAACTCCGCCTCGTGGCGGATGTCGAGGACGAGCGGGCCCTCCTCGTCGTTTCGCAGCTGTTCACCGAGCGCGTCCGGCGATAGCTCCTGCATCGTACTCTTGAATAGCGCGGACGGGAGGATACGGTCGCTGCCGGACATGACCGGCACTATTAATCCGGAGAGGGCCCAAATCCGCTCGATGAGTCTGTACGAGGCCTCCGTCCGGGTCAAACACGAGTGTCCGTACCGGGAGATATCGGAGCGGCACCCGGATCTCACGATACGCGAGTGGCCGCTGAGCGACTGCCAGGTGCTCGAGATCACGACGGAGACGACCCCGACGGACGCGCTGCTCGACGACATCGACCGGCTCGGGACCGTCCTCCACGAGTCCGAGGACGACGACGGGTACCACGTCGTCACGCAGTCCTGCCTCTGTTCGCTCGAGGAGTCCGTCATCGACCGCTTCGAGGCGCACAACTGCCTGTATCAGTCGCCGACGATCTACCGGCAGGGCTGGGAGCACTACACGGTGGTCGCGTTCGACGACGCGGACGTCCGGGAGCTGCTCGACGACCTGCGGGCCGACAGGGAGATCGAACTGCTCTCGAAGACCTCGATCTCGGAACAGCAGGTCCCGCACAGCATGCTGGCGCCGGCCAACCAGCTGTTCGAGGGTATCACCGACCGACAGTTGGCGGCGCTCCAGTTGGCGCTGGAGCGCGGCTACTACACCCAGCCGCGGAAGACCTCGCTGCGGGAGCTCGCCGACCAGACGGCCGTCGCTCGCTCGACGTACGAGGAACACCTCCGGAAGGCGGAGAACAAGCTGCTCACGAGCGCGGGACAGTACCTGCGACTGGTCACCGCGACGTCGACGGGCGACCCGCTGGAGGTAGAGGAAACCCGTCGGGCCGAACGTGCCGCCGATTAGTCCGCCGTTAGCACACCGAGACCGCCGAGAGACGGAACCTCAAGACACGATGACTACGAGAACCACACCGGAGCGCGGTCTCGCGACCGCTCGGCGCATCGAAGGTCGACGAACGCGCGTCTCCGAGGGGGCCGCGCCGTGAGCGACGTCGAGAGCTTCGTCCGGTTCTGCGACAGCGAGTTCGGGAGCGCCGTCATGGACCGCGAAGCGATGTACGTGCGCCGACACGTCGCCGCGGGCGACCGGGCGCTGGACGTCGGGTGCGGCA
Above is a window of Halorubrum depositum DNA encoding:
- a CDS encoding FAD-dependent oxidoreductase, which encodes MSEHTDLVIVGGGISGASLLYAVAKFTDVDDVTLIEKEREIAAVNSHRTNNSQTLHFGDIETNYTLEKAEEVKEGAELLAGYLEGTDPDREMHSKRSKMVLGVGEEEAEKLAERYHENGFGDLFPKLREIGREEIAELEPKVVEGRDPDVGLTALQTPDGYVVDYGAVAKSFVEDARAEDGVSVHLGTAVENVDEGPDGFTVETDDGDFAADAVVVAAGSHSLQFAKEMGYGEDLSLLPVAGSFFLADDLLNGKVYTLQMKKLPFAAVHGDADVHDQGVTRFGPTAKLVPALERGELSTVSDFADVFGFSPASVLSYVNILSDRILFPYVVRNLVYDIPEIGKRAFLPDVQKVVPSVDAGDIERAKGYGGVRPQIVDTERKELDMGEAKITGDGVLFNITPSPGASTALKNAMTDVRTVLDFFDADHEFDEAAFREATIENFPRVDDEDAEADGPGVADADRVPAEADD
- a CDS encoding MFS transporter translates to MSTATDIKQGIREHLGQFSLHVLLVFATGLTIGSERTVVPALGEDVLGVESFLVIGSFVVSFGIVKSILNLYAGKWGEEYGRKPVLVAGWVTALPLPVILIFAPSWGWITVGNVLLGVNQALTWSMAINAKIDLAGPDQRGLAVGIDESFGYTGVAVGAWVTGVIASRWSLRPEPFYFLAIVVVLAFLISVFLIKETVQYAEAEGDDDARDANLPFKEVVKRATYGDRTLFAAAQAGHIENFVDTLFWIAVPLYLLNQGLGIAAVGAVVGVHSAMYFLQIGTGGLADRIGRRPPVIAGMFLAGAGVLGMVLVEGYLAWATLAGVSGLGMALLYPNLMTVPSDASHPTWRSAGMGVYRMWRDSGYAVGAVLIGLSMEFVNAEAAFYLTAVLMFLSGAVVYAWMEETHPEFGTHEPPAPASEPPAGPTAQD
- a CDS encoding MBL fold metallo-hydrolase, whose protein sequence is MQELSPDALGEQLRNDEEGPLVLDIRHEAEFEEWHVPGSVNVDVYDELTGDPDRAKPALSELPEGSEIVTVCSEGVVSQTATDVLRELGYDAVTLADGMSGWSRVHRHAEVPVDLDGALVQIARPGKGCLSHVLVSDGEAAVFDPSHYLDEYDAVLDEYDAELVGVFDTHAHADHVSGAAALADRHGVPYSLHSKDALALDATPIEDGQVVTVGGLAVEAIHTPGHSEGSVSFDVGGAALLTGDTLFHDSVGRVELGVEAGIEDSDVEGNAATLYESLRRLLDRPDDAVVLPAHDPGSPEPPVAATLGEVKSRNADLGRDREAFVAELASDVPDHPPNFERVKRANVGQESIPVDELAELELGPNNCAAE
- a CDS encoding helix-turn-helix domain-containing protein is translated as MSLYEASVRVKHECPYREISERHPDLTIREWPLSDCQVLEITTETTPTDALLDDIDRLGTVLHESEDDDGYHVVTQSCLCSLEESVIDRFEAHNCLYQSPTIYRQGWEHYTVVAFDDADVRELLDDLRADREIELLSKTSISEQQVPHSMLAPANQLFEGITDRQLAALQLALERGYYTQPRKTSLRELADQTAVARSTYEEHLRKAENKLLTSAGQYLRLVTATSTGDPLEVEETRRAERAAD